In a genomic window of Streptomyces sp. NBC_01142:
- a CDS encoding WhiB family transcriptional regulator → MADFSRLPGPNADLWDWQLLAACRGVDSSLFFHPEGERGAARSARENSAKEVCMRCPVRAECAAHALAVREPYGVWGGLTEDEREELMGRARHRLIPATSAGGVVRG, encoded by the coding sequence ATGGCAGATTTCTCCCGCCTTCCCGGACCCAACGCCGATCTGTGGGACTGGCAGCTCCTCGCGGCGTGCCGTGGGGTCGACAGCTCGCTCTTCTTCCACCCCGAGGGGGAGCGGGGCGCAGCGCGGAGTGCGCGCGAGAACTCGGCGAAAGAGGTCTGCATGAGGTGCCCGGTCCGCGCGGAGTGCGCGGCGCACGCGCTGGCGGTGCGGGAGCCGTACGGCGTGTGGGGCGGACTGACAGAGGACGAGCGCGAGGAGCTCATGGGGCGGGCGCGCCATCGGCTGATTCCGGCGACGAGCGCGGGGGGCGTGGTGCGGGGCTGA
- a CDS encoding MOSC domain-containing protein, producing the protein MKLLTVNVGRPKSVDYTDAPSGRTGIDKRPAEGAVRVVDPGPKGQGAGGVAGDTVCDLRHHGGTDQAVYAFAREDLDYWEQELGRPIAPGAFGENLTTLGLDVNGAKIGERWRIGPELVLEVTSGRVPCRTFAGWLGERGWVRRFTQRGAPGAYLRVIEPGEIRAGDAIEIVHRPDHDVTVELQFRAGTTDRTLLPRLLAAGDALHPGQLRKAREYVAKHGDGTPVTRGA; encoded by the coding sequence ATGAAGCTTCTGACCGTGAATGTGGGACGGCCGAAGTCCGTCGACTACACCGACGCCCCCAGTGGCAGGACCGGGATCGACAAGCGGCCGGCCGAGGGGGCCGTACGAGTGGTGGATCCCGGCCCCAAGGGCCAGGGGGCTGGTGGTGTGGCCGGGGACACGGTCTGCGATCTGCGCCATCACGGCGGGACCGACCAGGCCGTGTACGCCTTCGCCCGCGAGGATCTGGACTACTGGGAGCAGGAGTTGGGGCGGCCGATCGCCCCCGGCGCCTTCGGCGAGAACCTCACCACGCTGGGGCTCGACGTCAATGGCGCGAAGATCGGCGAGCGCTGGCGGATCGGCCCCGAGCTGGTGCTCGAGGTGACGAGCGGCCGCGTTCCGTGCCGTACGTTCGCGGGCTGGCTGGGTGAGCGGGGCTGGGTCAGGCGCTTTACGCAGCGCGGCGCCCCCGGTGCGTATCTGCGCGTCATCGAACCCGGCGAGATCAGGGCGGGCGACGCGATCGAGATCGTGCACCGGCCGGACCACGACGTCACGGTCGAGCTGCAGTTCCGGGCCGGGACCACCGACCGGACGCTGCTGCCGAGGCTGCTCGCGGCGGGCGACGCCCTTCACCCCGGGCAGCTCAGGAAGGCGCGCGAATACGTCGCCAAGCACGGCGACGGCACCCCCGTGACGCGCGGGGCCTGA
- a CDS encoding multicopper oxidase family protein — translation MSRLKRVLVILTTVAVVIGLAFGGGFLWLYTDAKVSTVGSTGFGNELAVPPLAKSTVKSDGTRVFDLTMRAGEKEFRAGKKTPTWYFEGSGSRPPGGAAHGDYLGPTLRAARGEKVQVKIKNTLGEESTVHWHGMHLPAKMDGGPHQMVAPGATWTPHWTVNQPAATLWYHPHPHGRTDRHVQRGLAGMFLLDDKKSGSLALPKTYGVDDLPVIVQDVRFDGAKFDHGRKMMQDTGFLGDRTMVNGTLDPYKEVGDELVRLRLLNASTARVYDFGFSDDRDFSLIGTDGGLLEKAARMNRLQLSPGERAEIVVRMKPGERTTLRTFPQDNYGDFWQTRFAGGDDTFDVLELRAKKTLRASPELPGTLGELEVPDGSDSVRGRFFGLRMFSINGKPMAMDRIDETVTRGTAETWTVRNEDGVPHNFHVHDVQFRVLEVDGKEPPAELRGAKDTVFVPGNKTVKLAMRFDGPADPDTPYMYHCHLLYHEDQGMMGQFVVVEKGGKPGKVRTPHAHTGH, via the coding sequence ATGTCTCGCCTCAAGCGCGTCCTCGTCATCCTCACGACGGTTGCCGTTGTCATCGGCCTCGCGTTCGGCGGCGGGTTCCTGTGGCTGTACACCGACGCCAAGGTGTCCACCGTCGGATCGACCGGCTTCGGCAACGAGCTGGCGGTGCCGCCGCTGGCGAAATCGACGGTGAAGAGCGACGGGACCCGGGTCTTCGATCTGACGATGCGGGCCGGGGAGAAGGAGTTCAGGGCCGGGAAGAAGACACCGACCTGGTACTTCGAGGGGTCCGGGAGCCGTCCCCCGGGGGGTGCGGCCCACGGTGACTACCTGGGGCCGACGCTGCGCGCCGCGCGCGGCGAGAAGGTCCAGGTGAAGATCAAGAACACGCTGGGCGAGGAGTCCACCGTGCACTGGCACGGGATGCACCTGCCCGCGAAGATGGACGGCGGTCCGCACCAGATGGTCGCCCCCGGCGCGACCTGGACCCCCCACTGGACCGTGAATCAGCCGGCCGCGACCCTCTGGTACCACCCGCATCCGCACGGCAGGACGGACAGGCATGTGCAGCGGGGGCTGGCCGGAATGTTTCTCCTCGACGACAAGAAGTCCGGCAGCCTCGCGCTGCCGAAGACGTACGGCGTCGACGATCTGCCGGTCATCGTCCAGGACGTGCGCTTCGACGGGGCGAAGTTCGACCACGGGCGCAAGATGATGCAGGACACCGGCTTCCTCGGGGACCGGACGATGGTCAATGGCACCCTCGACCCGTACAAGGAGGTCGGGGACGAGCTCGTACGGCTGCGGCTGCTCAATGCCTCCACCGCGCGCGTCTATGACTTCGGCTTCTCCGACGACCGGGATTTCTCCCTGATCGGGACGGACGGCGGGCTGCTGGAGAAGGCGGCCCGGATGAACCGCCTCCAGCTGTCGCCGGGCGAGCGGGCCGAGATCGTGGTGCGGATGAAGCCGGGCGAGCGGACCACGCTGCGCACCTTCCCGCAGGACAACTACGGGGACTTCTGGCAGACGCGGTTCGCCGGCGGCGACGACACCTTCGACGTGCTGGAGCTGCGGGCGAAGAAGACCCTGCGGGCCTCCCCCGAACTCCCCGGCACTCTGGGTGAGCTGGAGGTGCCGGACGGGTCCGACTCGGTGCGCGGGCGGTTCTTCGGACTGCGGATGTTCAGTATCAACGGGAAGCCGATGGCCATGGACCGGATCGACGAGACCGTCACCAGGGGGACGGCCGAGACCTGGACCGTACGCAACGAGGACGGCGTGCCGCACAACTTCCATGTGCACGACGTGCAGTTCCGGGTGCTCGAGGTGGACGGGAAGGAACCGCCGGCCGAGCTGCGGGGTGCGAAGGACACGGTCTTCGTACCCGGAAACAAGACCGTCAAGCTGGCGATGCGCTTCGACGGGCCGGCGGACCCGGACACTCCGTATATGTACCACTGTCATCTGCTGTACCACGAGGACCAGGGGATGATGGGGCAGTTCGTGGTCGTCGAGAAGGGCGGGAAACCGGGCAAGGTGCGTACCCCGCACGCACACACGGGGCACTAA
- a CDS encoding LysR family transcriptional regulator, giving the protein MIEARHLRVLRAVAATGSFSAAARELGCTQPAVSQQMKALETSAGTPLLIRTGREMRLTQAGEALVRHAAGILAGLTAAEEEIAAIAGLRAGRVRLVSFPSGSSTLVPTALAALRAAHPGTRVSLVEAEPPRSVEMLREGDCDVALAFRYGASGAEWDDLVVRPLLTDRLVGLVPEGHRLAAAGTVAIGDLADESWIAGCPRCRRQLVEVCEEAGFVPRIDFATDDYPAVIGLVGAGLGVAVLPELALESVRPKGARTVSVEPAVHREIVALTLPDLAQVPAVAATLDQLTLAAPR; this is encoded by the coding sequence GTGATCGAAGCCCGTCATCTCCGAGTCCTGCGCGCCGTGGCCGCCACCGGCTCGTTCTCCGCGGCCGCACGCGAGCTGGGCTGCACACAGCCCGCCGTCAGCCAGCAGATGAAGGCGCTCGAGACATCCGCGGGCACCCCGCTGCTGATCCGTACAGGCCGTGAGATGCGATTGACCCAAGCGGGTGAAGCTCTCGTACGGCACGCCGCGGGAATCCTCGCCGGACTCACCGCCGCCGAGGAGGAAATCGCGGCCATCGCCGGTCTGCGGGCCGGGCGGGTCCGGCTGGTCTCGTTCCCCAGTGGCAGCTCCACGCTCGTACCCACCGCGCTCGCCGCCCTGCGCGCCGCCCATCCCGGTACCAGGGTCTCGCTCGTCGAGGCGGAGCCGCCGCGCTCGGTGGAGATGCTGCGCGAGGGGGACTGCGATGTGGCGCTCGCCTTCCGCTACGGCGCGAGCGGCGCGGAGTGGGACGACCTGGTCGTACGCCCCCTGCTCACCGACCGTCTCGTGGGCCTGGTGCCGGAGGGGCACCGCCTCGCCGCAGCGGGCACCGTCGCCATCGGCGATCTCGCCGACGAGTCCTGGATCGCCGGCTGTCCGCGCTGCCGCCGCCAGCTCGTCGAGGTCTGCGAGGAAGCAGGCTTCGTCCCGCGCATCGACTTCGCCACGGACGACTACCCGGCGGTGATCGGCCTGGTCGGCGCGGGTCTGGGTGTGGCGGTGCTGCCCGAACTGGCGCTGGAGTCGGTGCGGCCCAAGGGTGCGCGCACGGTGTCCGTGGAGCCTGCCGTCCACCGGGAGATCGTTGCGCTCACGCTCCCGGACCTGGCCCAGGTCCCCGCGGTCGCCGCCACGCTGGACCAGCTGACCCTGGCCGCACCGCGCTGA
- a CDS encoding hydroxyacid dehydrogenase: MHHATDNRPALLLAMGPGIAERLLADRHRDRLAALARTDPQLIAHDLTAPAPPAAAALAEAEVLLTCWGTTPLTAEVLASAPRLRAVVHAAGSVKHHITEACWERGIAVTSAAAANALPVAEYTLAAILFAGKRVLRSAQRYGELRAHLDPRQELDGVGNYGRTVGVVGASRIGRRVIELLRPFDLRVLLYDPYVDAAEAAGLGVESVPLDVLCARSDIVTVHAPQLPATRHMIDARRLALMPDGATLINTARGSLVDEEALLPEVVSGRLDAVLDVTDPELPPPGSPLYELPNVLLTPHVAGSLGSELHRMADRALDEVERFAAGLPFADPVLPAAQNHSA; this comes from the coding sequence ATGCACCACGCCACTGACAATCGCCCGGCGCTGCTGCTGGCGATGGGCCCGGGCATCGCCGAGCGTCTGCTCGCCGACCGCCACCGCGACCGCCTCGCCGCCCTCGCCCGCACCGATCCGCAGCTGATCGCCCACGACCTGACCGCCCCAGCACCCCCTGCGGCGGCCGCACTTGCCGAAGCCGAGGTGCTGCTGACCTGCTGGGGCACGACCCCGCTCACCGCCGAGGTCCTCGCGTCGGCCCCCCGCCTGCGCGCGGTCGTCCACGCCGCCGGGTCCGTCAAGCACCACATCACCGAGGCCTGCTGGGAGCGCGGCATCGCGGTGACCTCGGCCGCCGCGGCCAACGCCCTGCCCGTCGCCGAGTACACGCTCGCCGCGATCCTCTTCGCGGGCAAGCGCGTGCTGCGCTCGGCGCAGCGGTACGGGGAGCTGCGCGCCCACCTCGACCCGCGCCAGGAGCTCGACGGCGTGGGCAACTACGGCCGTACGGTCGGAGTCGTCGGCGCCTCCCGCATCGGCCGCCGCGTGATCGAGCTGCTGCGCCCGTTCGACCTGCGGGTTCTGCTGTACGACCCGTATGTGGACGCGGCAGAGGCCGCAGGTCTGGGCGTCGAGTCCGTCCCGCTGGACGTACTCTGCGCCCGCAGCGACATCGTCACCGTCCACGCCCCCCAGCTCCCGGCCACCCGCCACATGATCGATGCGCGCCGGCTCGCGCTCATGCCGGACGGGGCGACCCTGATCAACACCGCACGCGGCTCCCTCGTCGACGAGGAGGCGCTGCTTCCGGAGGTCGTCTCCGGGCGCCTCGACGCCGTACTGGATGTGACCGACCCCGAACTCCCGCCCCCTGGCTCGCCGTTGTACGAGCTGCCGAACGTCCTGCTCACCCCGCATGTGGCGGGCTCTCTCGGCAGCGAGCTGCACCGGATGGCCGACCGGGCGCTGGACGAGGTGGAGCGGTTCGCGGCCGGTCTGCCCTTTGCGGACCCGGTGCTTCCGGCGGCCCAGAACCACTCGGCCTGA
- a CDS encoding SDR family oxidoreductase — protein sequence MTTALITGATAGIGAAFARRLAAEGHNLVLVARDTKRLQEQATELHDRHAIEAEVLTADLSQDDGIRSVEKRLGDRKNPVDLLVNNAGFGNRGRFLEVSMADELTMLKVHCEAVLRLTSAATESMRERGRGGVVNVASVAAFVPRGTYGASKAWVVQFTQGAARDLTGSGVRLMALCPGFVRTEFHERAGMGTENIPGWMWLDADKLVAAALADLARGKSLSVPDPRYKVLMGVVKLAPRGLLGGVTSKTGRKYGPQ from the coding sequence ATGACGACTGCACTGATTACGGGAGCGACCGCGGGCATCGGCGCCGCGTTCGCGCGGCGGCTCGCCGCCGAGGGACACAACCTGGTACTGGTGGCCCGTGACACCAAGCGGCTGCAGGAACAGGCCACCGAGCTGCACGACCGGCACGCCATCGAGGCGGAGGTACTGACCGCGGACCTGTCGCAGGACGACGGGATCAGGTCGGTCGAAAAGCGGCTCGGTGACCGCAAGAACCCGGTGGATCTGCTGGTCAACAATGCCGGGTTCGGGAACAGGGGGCGCTTCCTGGAAGTGTCCATGGCCGACGAGCTGACGATGCTGAAGGTGCACTGCGAGGCGGTGCTGCGGCTGACGTCGGCGGCGACGGAGTCGATGCGGGAGCGCGGGCGGGGCGGGGTGGTGAACGTGGCGTCGGTCGCGGCGTTCGTGCCGCGCGGCACGTACGGCGCTTCCAAGGCGTGGGTCGTGCAGTTCACGCAGGGCGCCGCGCGGGATCTGACGGGTTCGGGGGTGCGGCTGATGGCGCTGTGCCCCGGCTTCGTACGCACCGAGTTCCATGAGCGGGCGGGCATGGGTACGGAGAACATCCCCGGGTGGATGTGGCTCGACGCGGACAAGCTGGTGGCGGCGGCGCTGGCGGACCTGGCCCGGGGGAAGTCGCTCTCCGTCCCGGACCCGCGGTACAAGGTGCTGATGGGTGTGGTGAAGCTGGCGCCGCGCGGGCTGCTGGGCGGGGTCACGTCCAAAACAGGCCGGAAGTACGGTCCGCAGTAG